The Bacteroides sp. genome has a window encoding:
- a CDS encoding cold shock domain-containing protein, whose translation MGRSQDSYGKKEVRNKKEKKRKEKEKKRLEKRDKDTSGSLDDMIAYVDAFGNLSSTPPDPKDIEEIDPEEIEVSTPKKEDIPYDPIRKGIVSFLNESKGFGFIKDTETQESIFVHVNNTLEEIREGNLVSFEVEMGPKGPSAIKVKVAR comes from the coding sequence ATGGGCAGATCACAAGACAGTTACGGCAAGAAGGAAGTAAGAAACAAAAAAGAGAAAAAGCGCAAGGAAAAGGAAAAGAAGCGACTGGAAAAAAGAGATAAAGATACTTCCGGCAGCCTCGACGATATGATCGCATACGTGGACGCCTTTGGCAACCTTAGCTCCACCCCGCCCGACCCCAAAGACATCGAAGAAATTGATCCCGAAGAAATTGAGGTCAGCACCCCCAAAAAGGAAGACATCCCCTACGACCCCATCCGCAAGGGCATTGTCAGCTTCCTGAACGAATCGAAAGGCTTTGGCTTCATCAAGGACACCGAAACCCAGGAAAGCATTTTCGTGCACGTGAACAACACCCTCGAAGAGATCAGGGAAGGCAACCTGGTAAGCTTTGAGGTGGAGATGGGTCCCAAGGGACCCTCGGCCATCAAGGTTAAAGTGGCCCGATAA
- a CDS encoding bile acid:sodium symporter family protein has protein sequence METNYLTDLMLPLSLAIIMLGMGLSLTPADFKRVVLYPKAAAIGFVNQIILLPLVGFLLVYLFGLNNLELAVGIMVLAACPGGPTSNLISHISRGDTALSITMTAISSMVAIITIPLIVNFSLAHFLQQGEYVPLPVFETIVKLTLVTLLPVTIGMFIRSRARKFAFKMDKPVKIVSGILLFLIIFAAINTNRDIFVQSFRDVGPIALALNLVMLFFGYLSARMAKLNITQSITISIETGIQNGTLGILIASTLLLNDVMAISPAIYSLIMFMTAGFIIAWMNLRFRGKRLVVR, from the coding sequence ATGGAAACGAATTACCTGACTGATTTGATGCTCCCCTTATCGCTGGCCATTATTATGCTTGGCATGGGCTTGTCGCTTACGCCTGCCGATTTCAAGCGTGTGGTGCTGTATCCTAAGGCTGCAGCCATAGGTTTTGTCAACCAGATTATTTTGCTGCCACTGGTGGGTTTTTTGCTGGTTTATCTTTTTGGCCTGAACAACCTGGAGCTTGCTGTAGGTATCATGGTGCTGGCAGCCTGCCCGGGAGGCCCCACCTCGAACCTGATCAGTCACATCTCCCGCGGCGATACCGCCCTGTCCATTACCATGACAGCCATCTCGAGCATGGTGGCCATTATCACCATCCCCCTCATCGTGAACTTTTCGCTGGCACATTTCCTTCAGCAGGGAGAGTATGTGCCCCTGCCCGTTTTTGAAACCATTGTTAAACTGACCCTTGTCACCCTGTTGCCCGTAACCATTGGCATGTTCATCAGGTCCAGGGCCAGGAAGTTTGCCTTTAAAATGGATAAGCCTGTTAAAATCGTGTCGGGTATCCTTTTGTTCCTCATCATTTTTGCAGCCATCAACACCAACCGCGATATTTTTGTGCAATCCTTCAGGGACGTGGGTCCCATTGCCCTGGCATTAAACCTGGTCATGCTCTTCTTTGGGTATTTATCGGCAAGAATGGCAAAGCTCAACATTACCCAAAGCATTACCATCTCTATTGAAACAGGGATCCAGAACGGGACCCTGGGAATATTGATCGCAAGCACCCTTCTGCTCAATGACGTCATGGCCATTTCACCTGCCATCTACAGTTTAATCATGTTTATGACCGCCGGTTTTATTATTGCCTGGATGAACCTCAGGTTCAGGGGTAAAAGACTGGTGGTGAGATAA
- a CDS encoding MBL fold metallo-hydrolase yields MFRHSRGIKDYESLFTQDLDNPSNGSVKVTFLGATSLLLDDGETQILTDGFFSRHGLWKVVTSQIHTDRKKVDNAISKYEINRVKAIFVSHSHYDHAFDVAYVTQRTGAVLFGSPSTLNIARGGGLGEEQMAPLEPGREVHMGAFSITAISARHSPPSFFNNNIGHAIDRPLSQPAWVFKYVEGGSYDFLIKHAGKSIYIIPSANYVEGMRDKYKADVVFFSIGNIAHQSIEFKNTLWENSIEKLKPDLVIPIHWDNFFTPLSSNLELFSPIIDNTGKSFDFMIEKCQKQNIDLKILQGGKSIVLFKKKV; encoded by the coding sequence ATGTTCAGGCATTCGCGAGGAATAAAGGATTATGAATCCTTGTTTACACAAGATTTGGATAACCCGTCCAACGGAAGTGTAAAAGTGACCTTTCTTGGGGCAACCTCTCTGTTGCTTGATGACGGAGAAACCCAGATTCTTACTGACGGGTTTTTCAGCAGGCATGGTTTATGGAAAGTGGTTACCAGCCAGATTCATACCGATCGCAAGAAAGTGGACAATGCGATTTCAAAATATGAAATTAACAGGGTTAAGGCCATTTTCGTAAGCCACTCGCACTATGATCACGCCTTTGATGTGGCTTATGTTACTCAAAGAACAGGGGCCGTGCTGTTTGGTTCCCCCTCCACCCTGAACATTGCACGGGGAGGCGGACTCGGTGAAGAACAAATGGCTCCCCTCGAACCGGGAAGAGAAGTCCACATGGGTGCTTTCAGCATTACTGCCATATCGGCCAGGCATTCTCCCCCGAGCTTTTTCAACAACAATATCGGCCATGCCATCGACCGGCCACTAAGCCAGCCTGCATGGGTTTTTAAATATGTTGAGGGTGGTTCTTATGATTTCCTCATAAAGCATGCTGGCAAAAGCATTTACATTATCCCAAGTGCCAATTACGTGGAAGGAATGCGTGACAAGTATAAAGCTGATGTGGTATTTTTTAGCATTGGAAATATTGCCCACCAAAGCATAGAATTTAAAAACACACTCTGGGAGAACAGCATCGAAAAACTCAAGCCAGACCTGGTCATCCCGATCCATTGGGATAACTTCTTCACTCCTCTGAGCAGTAACCTGGAATTGTTTTCTCCAATCATAGACAATACAGGTAAGAGTTTTGATTTCATGATTGAGAAATGCCAGAAGCAAAACATTGATCTGAAGATTCTGCAAGGAGGCAAGAGCATTGTTTTATTCAAAAAAAAGGTATAA
- the dnaG gene encoding DNA primase translates to MITPDTKEKIMDAVRIEEVVGEFVNLKKRGVNLIGLCPFHNEKTPSFNVNPARGIFKCFGCGKGGDAVSFLMEHEHYTFPEALKYLANKYGIEIEEEKPSPEQQQAMDEKESLFNLSAFAQKYFEDILHKDEEGKAIGMTYLKERGFSLETIRKFGLGYALNQWDAFTLHAKKHGYKKEYLLNTSLSKEKDQQLYDSFRGRVIFPIHNLSGRVLGFGARILTSEKNKPKYINTAESDIYHKSKVLYGLYFAKSAVSREDNCYLVEGYTDVISMHQAGIENVISSSGTSLTTEQIKLIRRYTSNITLLFDGDPAGIKAAFRGIDMILEEGMNVRLVLFPDGEDPDSYARKYRPVEVKAFVEKNALDFISFKTNLLLGETQNDPIRKAGLIKEIAQTISLIPEPIARTLYIQQCSDLMQIDERLLVAEVNKLRRQKATRDRSNEPPQKLPEPRPELPVQQETQKLTNGHQEKEVIRMLLQHGGKKIEFEVADEAGKPMDISIRVVDFIIDDFSDDKLGFDNPACQTIFDIFARHRLEDTIPSEQAFFSHEEQSVRDLAIDLMSTPHTLSDNWKTRHRIFVKTEEENLKQSLLEVLYAFKLRRLEKMIEENQERLKICTDEEEANQLLENDRQLKAKRSLFAKELSRIITR, encoded by the coding sequence ATGATCACACCCGATACCAAGGAAAAAATCATGGACGCCGTTCGCATCGAAGAGGTGGTGGGCGAGTTCGTGAACCTGAAGAAGCGGGGGGTAAACCTCATTGGACTGTGCCCCTTCCACAACGAAAAGACCCCTTCGTTCAACGTGAACCCGGCCCGGGGCATCTTCAAATGCTTTGGCTGCGGTAAAGGAGGCGATGCGGTGAGTTTCCTGATGGAGCACGAGCATTATACCTTTCCCGAGGCGCTGAAATACCTGGCCAATAAATATGGCATAGAGATCGAGGAAGAAAAGCCTTCCCCCGAGCAACAGCAGGCGATGGATGAGAAGGAGAGCCTGTTCAACCTCTCGGCCTTTGCCCAGAAATATTTTGAGGACATCCTGCACAAGGACGAGGAAGGCAAGGCCATCGGGATGACCTACCTGAAGGAACGGGGCTTCTCGCTCGAGACCATCCGCAAGTTCGGGCTGGGCTATGCCCTCAATCAGTGGGACGCCTTCACCCTTCACGCCAAAAAGCACGGCTACAAGAAAGAATACCTGCTGAATACCAGCCTGAGCAAGGAAAAGGATCAGCAGCTGTACGACAGCTTCAGGGGGCGGGTCATCTTCCCCATCCACAACCTCTCGGGGCGGGTACTGGGCTTTGGGGCGCGCATCCTCACCAGCGAAAAAAACAAGCCCAAATACATCAACACTGCCGAGAGCGACATCTACCACAAGAGCAAGGTGCTTTACGGGCTGTACTTTGCAAAAAGCGCCGTTTCGCGTGAGGACAACTGTTACCTGGTGGAGGGCTATACCGATGTGATCTCGATGCACCAGGCAGGCATCGAAAACGTGATCTCCAGTTCAGGGACCTCGCTGACCACCGAGCAGATCAAGCTCATCCGGCGCTACACCAGCAACATCACCCTGCTGTTCGACGGCGACCCGGCGGGCATCAAGGCCGCCTTCCGCGGCATCGACATGATCCTGGAAGAAGGGATGAACGTACGACTGGTGCTGTTTCCCGATGGCGAAGATCCCGACTCCTACGCCCGCAAATACCGCCCGGTGGAGGTGAAGGCGTTCGTGGAAAAAAACGCCCTCGACTTCATCTCCTTCAAGACCAACCTCTTGCTGGGCGAGACGCAAAACGACCCCATCCGCAAGGCAGGCCTCATCAAGGAAATCGCCCAGACCATCTCGCTCATCCCTGAGCCCATTGCCCGCACCCTGTACATCCAGCAGTGCAGCGACCTGATGCAGATCGATGAGCGCCTGCTGGTGGCGGAAGTCAATAAGTTGCGCCGGCAAAAGGCCACGCGCGATCGCAGCAACGAACCTCCGCAGAAGTTGCCGGAACCCCGGCCTGAGCTTCCCGTTCAGCAGGAAACCCAAAAGCTGACCAATGGCCACCAGGAAAAGGAAGTCATCCGGATGCTGCTGCAGCATGGGGGGAAAAAGATTGAATTTGAGGTGGCCGATGAGGCAGGCAAACCCATGGACATCTCCATCCGGGTCGTTGATTTCATCATCGACGATTTCAGCGACGATAAGCTAGGCTTCGACAATCCGGCCTGCCAGACCATTTTCGACATCTTTGCCCGTCACCGCCTGGAGGATACCATCCCCTCGGAGCAGGCCTTTTTCTCCCACGAGGAACAAAGCGTCAGGGATCTGGCCATCGACCTGATGAGCACACCCCATACCCTGAGCGACAACTGGAAGACCCGTCACCGCATCTTCGTGAAGACCGAAGAGGAGAACCTGAAGCAAAGCCTGCTGGAAGTGTTGTATGCCTTTAAGCTCAGGCGCCTGGAAAAAATGATCGAGGAGAACCAGGAGCGTTTGAAAATTTGTACCGACGAAGAAGAGGCCAACCAGCTGCTTGAAAACGACCGCCAGCTTAAGGCCAAGCGCAGCCTCTTTGCTAAAGAACTCAGCCGCATCATCACGAGGTAA
- a CDS encoding peptidylprolyl isomerase, with translation MVKITTGFGDIVLKLYNETPLHRDNFLKLVEEEFYDGLLFHRVIKDFMIQGGDPASRNAAPDQALGNGGPGYTIPAEIVAGLFHKKGALAAARLGDRMNPERASSGSQFYIVQGKVWTPEELDMMEQQRGLTFSAEQRQVYTTIGGTPHLDGGYSVFGEVVEGLDVIDQIAAVQTGAADRPIQDVTMTIEILP, from the coding sequence ATGGTGAAGATCACCACGGGTTTTGGAGATATCGTCCTGAAGCTATACAATGAAACCCCTTTACATCGTGACAATTTCCTGAAACTGGTGGAAGAAGAATTTTATGACGGTTTGCTTTTCCACCGTGTCATCAAGGATTTTATGATCCAGGGCGGTGATCCAGCCTCGAGGAACGCTGCGCCAGACCAGGCCCTTGGTAATGGCGGCCCCGGATATACCATTCCGGCCGAAATCGTGGCCGGGTTGTTTCATAAAAAAGGCGCCCTGGCAGCAGCGCGCCTGGGCGACCGGATGAACCCCGAGCGCGCCTCCTCCGGTTCGCAGTTCTATATTGTCCAGGGAAAGGTCTGGACTCCTGAAGAGCTTGATATGATGGAACAGCAGCGCGGGCTGACCTTTAGCGCTGAACAGCGCCAGGTATATACCACCATTGGTGGCACACCCCACCTGGATGGCGGCTATTCCGTGTTTGGTGAAGTGGTGGAGGGTCTGGATGTAATCGATCAAATTGCCGCCGTGCAAACTGGCGCCGCCGACCGCCCCATTCAGGACGTAACGATGACTATTGAGATCCTTCCATAA
- the pheS gene encoding phenylalanine--tRNA ligase subunit alpha: MTEKIKALLEEVEAFRADTQEQVEAFRVKMLSKKGLIPALFQDFKTVEPALRKEMGQQLNDLKSRATEKVNQLKEQLEQASGPKGGQEQPDLSMPADFAPLGSRHPISIVRNRINGIFERIGFVVSDGPEMEDDWHNFSALNFPEEHPARDMQDTFFFGKNPDLALRTHTSSVQVRVMESQKPPIRTISPGRVFRNEAISARAHCIFHQVEGLYIDKGVSFADMRQTLLYFAREMFGEKTRIRLRPSFFPFTEPSAEMDVSCNICGGPGCPICKHSGWIEVMGCGMVDPNVLKNCGIDPEIYSGYAFGMGIERIAMNIFQVRDLRMYFENDLRFLRQFESAH; the protein is encoded by the coding sequence ATGACCGAAAAAATCAAGGCCCTGCTGGAAGAGGTGGAGGCTTTCCGTGCCGATACCCAAGAGCAGGTGGAGGCTTTCCGTGTGAAGATGCTTTCCAAAAAGGGGCTCATCCCAGCCTTGTTCCAGGATTTCAAAACGGTGGAACCGGCACTTCGCAAGGAAATGGGGCAGCAACTGAATGATCTGAAGAGCAGGGCTACCGAAAAGGTGAATCAGCTAAAGGAACAGCTCGAGCAGGCTTCCGGCCCCAAGGGGGGGCAGGAGCAGCCCGACCTGAGTATGCCTGCCGATTTTGCGCCCCTGGGATCACGCCACCCTATTTCCATTGTCCGCAACCGCATCAACGGCATCTTCGAGCGCATCGGCTTTGTGGTGTCAGATGGCCCCGAGATGGAAGACGACTGGCATAACTTCAGCGCCCTGAACTTCCCCGAAGAGCATCCTGCACGCGACATGCAGGACACCTTTTTCTTTGGCAAGAACCCCGACCTGGCCCTGCGCACACACACCAGCTCAGTGCAGGTGCGTGTGATGGAAAGCCAAAAGCCCCCCATACGGACCATTTCTCCGGGAAGGGTATTCCGCAATGAAGCCATCTCGGCACGTGCCCATTGTATCTTCCACCAGGTGGAAGGGCTGTATATTGATAAGGGCGTGTCGTTTGCCGATATGCGCCAGACCCTGCTCTATTTCGCCCGCGAGATGTTCGGCGAGAAAACCCGGATTCGTCTGCGGCCTTCCTTCTTTCCCTTTACCGAGCCCTCGGCAGAAATGGATGTGTCGTGCAACATTTGCGGCGGCCCCGGATGCCCCATCTGCAAGCATAGCGGCTGGATCGAAGTGATGGGATGCGGAATGGTGGACCCCAACGTACTGAAAAACTGCGGCATCGACCCCGAAATTTATTCGGGGTATGCCTTTGGGATGGGCATCGAACGCATTGCCATGAACATCTTCCAGGTCCGCGACCTGAGGATGTACTTTGAAAACGACCTGCGTTTCCTGCGGCAATTCGAATCAGCCCATTAG
- a CDS encoding head GIN domain-containing protein translates to MKPQTTRTFSFLTLLVTFVFLSSCTYSEGKVTRGDGNVVTSTIPLSDFDEIDLQGGFNVVLKQGSDLEVVIETDENLMELLDVEVRGKTLYVSTTREAVLKPTKMILTITYPALRGITVGGACKIESEEVIQSDDLRFDISGAAEIDLAIVAEVLRTELAGAGSINFEGKVREHYIDLAGASSLEAKELITEVTEIDLSGAGSASVHATTSLRASLSGVGSIKYYGNPGETQIDKSGLGSIRSAE, encoded by the coding sequence ATGAAACCACAAACAACCAGGACTTTTTCTTTTTTAACCCTGCTGGTCACGTTCGTTTTCCTTTCTTCCTGCACCTATTCGGAAGGCAAGGTAACGCGGGGCGATGGCAATGTGGTCACCTCCACCATTCCCCTCAGTGATTTTGATGAGATCGATCTGCAGGGAGGCTTTAACGTTGTGCTTAAACAAGGCAGTGACTTGGAGGTAGTCATCGAAACCGACGAAAACCTGATGGAACTCCTGGATGTGGAGGTACGTGGCAAAACCCTGTATGTCAGCACCACCCGTGAAGCAGTGCTTAAGCCCACCAAAATGATCCTGACAATCACTTACCCTGCCCTGCGCGGGATTACTGTAGGCGGGGCCTGCAAGATTGAATCAGAAGAGGTGATCCAGAGCGATGACCTGCGTTTTGATATCAGCGGTGCGGCCGAAATCGATCTGGCCATCGTGGCCGAAGTGTTACGCACCGAACTGGCCGGGGCTGGCAGCATTAACTTTGAAGGTAAGGTTCGTGAACACTACATTGACCTGGCAGGGGCCAGCAGCCTCGAGGCCAAAGAACTGATCACTGAGGTGACAGAGATTGACCTCAGTGGTGCCGGTTCAGCCAGCGTTCATGCCACAACCTCGCTCAGGGCAAGTCTCAGCGGGGTAGGCAGCATCAAATACTATGGTAATCCCGGAGAAACACAAATCGACAAATCAGGCCTGGGGTCCATCCGCAGTGCTGAATAA